Proteins from one Caulobacter sp. X genomic window:
- the ftsZ gene encoding cell division protein FtsZ produces MAISLSAPRTTELKPRIVVFGVGGAGGNAVNNMIEAGLEGVEFVVANTDAQQLQFAKTDRRIQLGVQVTQGLGAGAHPEVGMSAAEESFPEIGEHLDGAHMVFITAGMGGGTGTGAAPIIAKCARERGILTVGVVTKPFHFEGRHRMRLADSGIQELQRYVDTLIVIPNQNLFRVANERTTFAEAFGMADQVLHSGVRSITDLMVLPGLINLDFADVRTVMTEMGKAMMGTGEGTGEDRALMAAQNAIANPLLDEVSLKGAKAVLVNVTGGMDMTLLEVDEAANAISDQVDPEANIIFGAAFDPSLEGVIRVSVVATGMDGASIAQIEPKPVTRNTTTQPLIADTTRPAPQPEPARPTARYEAARPAERPSAAFSSAFAPEPAPAPAPEPEIVMSAPQPEPEAELYYEEPTVAEEPRVAQPAARQVNRIVDPLVDEVADEPLFPETGNYYEERRPQKQGGWLSMFGGGRQRYEQQASAPQPQARTTQSVRPQLAPVETPQTDDGEDLEIPSFLRRLAN; encoded by the coding sequence ATGGCTATTTCTCTTTCCGCGCCGCGTACGACCGAGCTGAAGCCGCGCATCGTGGTCTTTGGGGTCGGCGGCGCTGGCGGCAACGCCGTGAACAACATGATCGAGGCGGGCCTCGAGGGTGTCGAGTTCGTGGTGGCCAACACCGACGCTCAGCAGCTGCAGTTCGCCAAGACCGATCGGCGGATCCAGCTGGGCGTGCAAGTGACGCAAGGCCTGGGCGCCGGCGCGCACCCGGAAGTGGGCATGAGCGCCGCGGAAGAGTCCTTCCCGGAGATCGGCGAGCACCTCGACGGCGCGCACATGGTCTTCATCACCGCCGGCATGGGCGGCGGCACCGGAACCGGCGCGGCCCCGATCATCGCCAAGTGCGCCCGCGAGCGCGGCATCCTGACCGTCGGCGTCGTGACCAAGCCCTTCCACTTCGAAGGCCGTCACCGCATGCGCCTGGCCGATAGCGGCATCCAGGAGCTGCAGCGCTACGTCGACACCCTCATCGTCATCCCGAACCAGAACCTGTTCCGCGTCGCCAACGAACGCACGACCTTCGCCGAAGCCTTCGGCATGGCCGACCAGGTCCTGCACTCGGGCGTCCGCTCGATCACCGACCTGATGGTCCTGCCGGGCCTGATCAACCTCGACTTCGCCGACGTCCGCACGGTCATGACCGAGATGGGCAAGGCGATGATGGGAACCGGCGAGGGCACCGGCGAAGACCGCGCCCTGATGGCCGCTCAGAACGCCATCGCCAACCCGCTGCTGGACGAAGTCTCGCTGAAGGGCGCCAAGGCCGTGCTGGTCAACGTGACCGGCGGCATGGACATGACCCTGCTGGAAGTCGACGAGGCCGCCAACGCGATCTCGGACCAGGTCGATCCGGAAGCCAACATCATCTTCGGCGCGGCCTTCGATCCGTCGCTGGAAGGCGTGATCCGCGTGTCGGTGGTCGCCACCGGCATGGACGGCGCCTCGATCGCCCAGATCGAGCCCAAGCCGGTCACCCGCAACACCACCACCCAGCCGCTGATCGCCGACACCACCCGTCCGGCGCCGCAGCCGGAACCGGCCCGTCCGACCGCCCGATACGAAGCCGCGCGTCCCGCGGAGCGTCCCTCCGCGGCGTTCTCGTCGGCCTTCGCCCCGGAACCCGCGCCGGCCCCGGCTCCCGAGCCCGAGATCGTCATGTCGGCCCCTCAGCCGGAGCCGGAAGCCGAGCTCTACTATGAGGAGCCGACCGTAGCTGAAGAACCGCGCGTGGCCCAGCCGGCGGCCCGGCAAGTGAACCGCATCGTCGACCCGCTGGTCGATGAGGTCGCCGACGAGCCGCTGTTCCCGGAAACCGGCAACTACTACGAAGAGCGTCGTCCGCAAAAGCAAGGCGGCTGGCTCTCGATGTTCGGCGGCGGTCGTCAACGCTACGAGCAGCAGGCCTCGGCCCCGCAGCCGCAAGCCCGCACCACCCAGAGCGTTCGCCCGCAGCTGGCGCCGGTGGAAACGCCGCAGACCGACGATGGCGAGGACCTGGAAATCCCGTCCTTCCTGCGTCGCCTGGCCAACTGA
- a CDS encoding flavin monoamine oxidase family protein translates to MSGLDAVTTGGVLTRRRFFESLAAVGGMSLVLSGMEALGFSQASATELPAELKGGAKNTKIIILGAGLAGMTAAYELSKAGYQVQVLEARSFAGGRCQTARKGFKHTDLIGNSQTCEFDEGHYINHGPWRIPYHHRSTLHYTKQFGVPLESFVNDNDASYVYFEKASGPLAGKPVRKGEIAADIRGYTAEVVAKAASQGQLDAPLSGLDREKFIAYLVNEGRLSKTDLTYKGTEGRGFSVHPGAGVDPGPGKELPPFAFKDVLDSNAWRVLSSVTGYEQQRTMLQPIGGMDQIAKAFEKQVGPMIRYSTVVEKIKQSPSGVTVSFKGADGKAGEVTADYCLCTIPLSVLKQIDLDASAPFKAAMSGVSYAPVNKIGLQMKNRFWEEKHHIYGGHVYTDLPGINSITLPSYGWQGQKGVLLGYYAFGGEAAKISAKSPADRAAFAVAAGQKIFPEYAESFENAFSFSWHLAEYNLGGWAEWSPTGRKEAYPVLCEPDGRLYLAGEHLSYLGGWQAGAIESAWQQIAKIHARVQQA, encoded by the coding sequence ATGAGCGGATTGGATGCTGTAACGACGGGTGGCGTTCTCACGCGTCGGCGTTTCTTCGAAAGCCTGGCCGCGGTCGGCGGCATGTCGCTGGTGCTGTCGGGCATGGAGGCCCTCGGCTTCTCCCAAGCCTCGGCCACCGAGCTGCCGGCCGAGCTGAAGGGCGGTGCCAAGAACACCAAGATCATCATCCTGGGCGCGGGCCTGGCGGGCATGACCGCCGCCTATGAGCTCAGCAAGGCCGGCTATCAGGTGCAGGTGCTGGAGGCCCGCTCGTTCGCCGGCGGTCGCTGCCAGACCGCGCGCAAGGGCTTCAAGCACACCGACCTGATCGGCAACAGCCAGACCTGCGAGTTCGACGAGGGCCACTACATCAACCACGGTCCCTGGCGGATCCCGTATCACCACCGCTCGACCCTGCACTACACCAAGCAGTTCGGCGTGCCGCTGGAGAGCTTCGTCAACGACAACGACGCCTCCTACGTCTATTTCGAGAAGGCCTCGGGCCCGCTGGCCGGCAAGCCGGTGCGCAAGGGCGAGATCGCCGCCGACATCCGCGGCTATACGGCCGAGGTGGTCGCCAAGGCCGCCAGCCAGGGCCAGCTCGACGCCCCGCTCTCGGGCCTCGATCGCGAGAAGTTCATCGCCTACCTGGTCAACGAAGGTCGCCTGTCGAAGACGGACCTGACCTACAAGGGCACCGAAGGCCGCGGCTTCTCGGTGCACCCCGGCGCCGGCGTCGATCCGGGTCCCGGCAAGGAGCTGCCGCCGTTCGCCTTCAAGGACGTGCTCGACAGCAACGCCTGGCGCGTCCTGAGTTCGGTCACCGGCTACGAGCAGCAGCGCACCATGCTGCAGCCGATCGGCGGCATGGACCAGATCGCCAAGGCCTTCGAAAAGCAGGTCGGCCCGATGATCCGCTACTCGACGGTCGTCGAGAAGATCAAGCAGTCCCCCAGCGGCGTGACCGTCTCGTTCAAGGGCGCCGACGGCAAGGCTGGCGAGGTCACCGCCGACTACTGCCTGTGCACCATCCCGCTCAGCGTGTTGAAGCAGATCGACCTCGACGCCTCGGCCCCATTCAAGGCGGCGATGTCGGGCGTCTCCTATGCGCCGGTCAACAAGATCGGCCTGCAGATGAAGAACCGCTTCTGGGAAGAGAAGCACCACATCTACGGCGGCCACGTCTATACGGACCTGCCGGGCATCAACTCGATCACCCTGCCCTCGTACGGCTGGCAGGGGCAGAAGGGCGTGCTGCTGGGCTACTACGCGTTCGGCGGCGAAGCGGCCAAGATCAGCGCCAAGAGCCCCGCCGACCGCGCGGCTTTCGCCGTCGCCGCTGGCCAGAAGATCTTCCCCGAATACGCCGAGAGCTTCGAGAACGCCTTCTCGTTCAGCTGGCACCTGGCGGAGTACAATCTGGGCGGCTGGGCCGAATGGAGCCCGACTGGCCGCAAGGAAGCCTATCCCGTTCTCTGTGAGCCCGACGGTCGCCTCTATCTGGCCGGCGAGCACCTGAGCTACCTGGGCGGGTGGCAGGCCGGCGCGATCGAGTCGGCTTGGCAGCAGATCGCCAAGATCCACGCCCGCGTCCAGCAAGCCTAA
- a CDS encoding c-type cytochrome yields the protein MTFAYRLAALALVGGLAAPAMASADGKSLFMDNCSACHQATGKGVKGAFPPLDGSVLVKGPPKVVITTVLNGRAGMPAFKDDLSDADLAAILTYVRSSWSNKAPGIKPADVAAARAAAKAQANARGLQAH from the coding sequence ATGACCTTCGCTTATCGCCTCGCCGCCTTGGCGCTCGTCGGTGGCCTCGCCGCGCCGGCCATGGCGTCCGCCGACGGCAAGTCGCTGTTCATGGACAACTGCTCGGCCTGTCACCAGGCCACCGGCAAGGGCGTCAAGGGCGCCTTCCCGCCGCTGGACGGTTCCGTGCTCGTGAAAGGTCCGCCCAAGGTGGTGATCACGACGGTGCTGAACGGCCGCGCCGGCATGCCCGCCTTCAAGGACGACCTGTCCGACGCCGACCTGGCGGCCATCCTGACCTATGTCCGCTCGTCCTGGAGCAACAAGGCCCCCGGGATCAAGCCGGCCGACGTCGCCGCCGCCCGCGCGGCCGCCAAGGCTCAGGCCAACGCGCGCGGCCTGCAGGCCCACTGA
- a CDS encoding RidA family protein — translation MKRLIALAAGLCALAGAAHAQDIVRGGDPKSPIASVVTVPAGYDTIYVSGMTPPVIDDKATGVAKFGDTKTQTLGVLGRIEAALKTQGATMADVVMMRVLLVGDPAKEGKMDFVGMMEGYKTYFGTATQPNKPARITSQITSLVQDGMLVEIEVQAAKKK, via the coding sequence ATGAAACGCCTGATCGCCCTCGCCGCCGGCCTTTGCGCCCTCGCCGGCGCCGCCCACGCCCAAGACATCGTCCGCGGCGGCGACCCCAAGTCGCCGATCGCCAGCGTCGTCACCGTGCCGGCCGGCTATGACACCATCTATGTCTCGGGCATGACCCCGCCGGTCATCGACGACAAGGCCACGGGCGTCGCCAAGTTCGGCGACACCAAGACCCAGACCCTCGGCGTATTGGGCCGCATCGAGGCTGCGCTGAAGACCCAGGGCGCGACCATGGCCGACGTCGTGATGATGCGCGTTCTGCTGGTCGGCGACCCCGCCAAGGAGGGCAAGATGGACTTCGTCGGCATGATGGAGGGCTACAAGACCTACTTCGGCACCGCGACCCAGCCCAACAAGCCCGCCCGCATCACCAGCCAGATCACCTCGCTGGTCCAGGACGGCATGCTGGTCGAGATCGAGGTCCAGGCGGCGAAGAAGAAGTAA
- a CDS encoding Rieske (2Fe-2S) protein, producing the protein MSEEAAIAIGRIWETRAGINLGPLDLIKDGGARNYVLQIGDKRFHGFVVRKGEAVFGYVDRCPHAGLPLAQALDQYLTPDGGLIACSWHGAVFTVEEGACVGGPCVGAKLAPWPVEAREGRVFTA; encoded by the coding sequence TTGAGCGAGGAGGCCGCTATCGCCATCGGCAGGATTTGGGAGACGCGCGCCGGGATCAATCTCGGCCCGCTGGACCTGATCAAGGATGGCGGCGCGCGCAACTACGTGCTGCAGATCGGCGACAAGCGTTTCCACGGCTTCGTGGTGCGCAAGGGCGAGGCGGTGTTCGGCTATGTCGATCGCTGCCCGCACGCCGGCCTCCCGCTGGCGCAGGCGTTGGATCAGTACCTGACCCCTGACGGCGGCCTGATCGCCTGCTCCTGGCACGGCGCGGTGTTCACGGTGGAGGAGGGCGCCTGCGTCGGCGGGCCTTGCGTGGGGGCCAAGCTCGCGCCCTGGCCGGTCGAGGCGCGGGAGGGGCGAGTGTTCACCGCATGA
- the ftsA gene encoding cell division protein FtsA gives MSRMEDRKQAREGLKATLVRQPAIAAVDLGASKVTCFIMKPDGIHRENRTLTTSGVGYVQSRGVRGGAIVNLDEAAQAIAQAVERAETVAGVNVQGVSVCTAGGQLASHRVHAQVSLGARPISDGDLSRAIASALAQVRIPGRKPIHLLPIAWSVDGQRGIRDPRAMFGRSLGLELLVVSVNENIFHTLAHCVERAHLSFEGIVAAPFASALAALEEDEMDLGAVCIDMGGGSTSVAVFNNGALCHVDSLAVGGGHVTQDIARGLQTSVVGAERIKTLHGSAIASANEDREMIEAPPRGDDPGAGPVIAPRSLLKGIIQPRVEETLELLRERLKASGAPVEPGAGIVLTGGASQLAGVREVAVRVFDRPVRLGRPRRVPHLADAASGPAFCAAAGTLHRTAFGPREAVSSKALAGGVARKRPLDPNASPISRAAAWLRDNL, from the coding sequence ATGTCGCGAATGGAGGACCGGAAACAGGCTCGCGAGGGCCTGAAGGCGACGCTTGTGCGCCAGCCCGCCATCGCGGCCGTCGATCTGGGCGCGTCGAAGGTGACGTGCTTCATCATGAAGCCCGACGGCATCCACCGTGAGAACCGCACCCTGACGACCTCCGGCGTCGGCTATGTCCAGTCGCGCGGCGTGCGCGGCGGCGCGATCGTCAACCTCGACGAAGCCGCCCAGGCCATCGCCCAGGCCGTCGAGCGCGCCGAGACCGTGGCCGGCGTTAACGTCCAGGGCGTCAGCGTCTGCACCGCCGGCGGCCAGCTGGCCAGCCACCGCGTCCACGCCCAGGTCTCGCTGGGCGCCCGCCCGATCTCTGACGGGGACCTGTCGCGCGCCATCGCCTCGGCCCTGGCCCAGGTGCGCATCCCCGGCCGCAAGCCGATCCATCTGCTGCCGATCGCCTGGTCGGTCGACGGCCAGCGCGGCATCCGCGACCCGCGCGCCATGTTCGGCCGCTCGCTAGGGCTGGAGTTGCTGGTCGTCTCGGTCAACGAGAACATCTTCCACACCCTGGCCCACTGCGTCGAACGCGCTCACTTGTCCTTCGAGGGCATCGTCGCCGCGCCGTTTGCCTCCGCGCTCGCCGCGCTTGAAGAGGACGAGATGGACCTGGGCGCGGTCTGCATCGACATGGGCGGCGGCTCGACCTCGGTGGCGGTGTTCAACAACGGCGCGCTCTGCCACGTCGACAGCCTGGCCGTCGGCGGCGGGCACGTGACTCAGGACATCGCGCGCGGCCTGCAGACCTCGGTGGTCGGCGCCGAGCGCATCAAGACCCTGCACGGCAGCGCCATCGCCTCGGCCAACGAGGACCGCGAGATGATCGAGGCCCCGCCGCGCGGCGACGATCCGGGCGCGGGTCCGGTCATCGCGCCGCGCTCGCTGCTGAAGGGCATCATCCAGCCGCGCGTCGAGGAAACCCTGGAACTGCTGCGCGAGCGCCTGAAGGCCTCGGGCGCGCCGGTCGAGCCGGGCGCGGGCATCGTCCTGACCGGCGGCGCCAGCCAGCTGGCCGGCGTGCGCGAAGTGGCCGTGCGCGTCTTCGATCGTCCGGTTCGCCTGGGCCGTCCGCGTCGGGTGCCGCACCTGGCCGACGCCGCCTCGGGCCCGGCCTTCTGCGCGGCCGCCGGCACGTTGCACCGGACGGCCTTTGGTCCGCGCGAAGCCGTCTCGTCCAAGGCCCTGGCCGGCGGCGTGGCCCGCAAGCGTCCGCTGGATCCGAACGCCAGCCCCATCTCGCGCGCCGCCGCCTGGCTGCGCGACAACCTCTAG
- a CDS encoding Lrp/AsnC family transcriptional regulator translates to MKLTRTDRKILQILQQDGKISNVELAERVGLSPSPCLRRVKQLEASGLISGYVALLDRRKAKLDVLAYVEVQVDRHSEEAAEAFKQAVLREPEVVGCYVMTGGYDYLLKVAVPNLDAYADFTMKRLLKMPAVKDIRSSFVLDTLKDSTALPLDYLD, encoded by the coding sequence ATGAAGCTGACGCGAACCGATCGAAAGATCCTCCAGATCCTGCAGCAGGACGGCAAGATCTCGAATGTCGAGTTGGCCGAGCGGGTGGGGCTGTCGCCCAGCCCATGCCTGCGACGAGTCAAACAACTGGAGGCTTCCGGTCTGATCAGCGGCTATGTCGCGCTGCTGGACCGGCGAAAGGCCAAGTTGGATGTCCTGGCCTATGTCGAGGTGCAGGTCGACCGCCACAGCGAGGAGGCCGCCGAGGCCTTCAAACAGGCCGTTTTGCGCGAGCCCGAGGTGGTCGGCTGCTACGTGATGACCGGCGGCTACGACTACCTTCTGAAGGTCGCCGTGCCCAATCTCGACGCCTATGCCGACTTCACCATGAAGCGCCTGCTGAAGATGCCGGCGGTCAAGGACATCCGCTCCTCGTTCGTGCTCGACACGCTTAAGGATTCCACGGCCCTGCCGCTGGACTATCTCGACTGA
- the hmgA gene encoding homogentisate 1,2-dioxygenase translates to MDLRYQTGFGSYFETEAHPGALPVGQNSPQKVPFGLYAEQLSGSAFTAPRHENRRSWLYRLRPSAGHGPYRPYAQDKLVSTFSGPVTPNRLRWSPLEIPAAPTDFVDGLVTLAGNADAATLSGVGVHVYLANASMKNRVFYDADGELLIVPQMGVLTLVTEFGALTAGPGHIAVIPRGVRFRVEVEGPARGYVCENYGAPFRLPELGPIGANGLANPRDFETPVAAFEDVEAPTQVIQKFQGALWAAEWDHSPLDVVAWHGNLAPYRYDLSRFNTINTVSFDHPDPSIFTVLTSPSDTPGVANCDFVIFPPRWMVAEHTFRPPWFHRNVMSEFMGLVHGAYDAKEGGFVPGGASLHNCMSDHGPDVASHRKATEAELAPHKIDGTLAFMFESRWVIRPTKFALETSALQDDYDACWSGFPKARLV, encoded by the coding sequence ATGGACCTCCGCTACCAAACCGGCTTCGGCTCCTATTTCGAGACCGAGGCGCATCCCGGCGCCCTGCCGGTGGGCCAGAACTCGCCGCAGAAGGTTCCTTTCGGCCTCTATGCCGAGCAGCTGTCGGGCTCGGCGTTCACCGCGCCACGCCACGAGAACCGCCGTAGCTGGCTCTATCGACTTCGGCCGAGCGCCGGGCATGGGCCTTACAGGCCCTATGCGCAGGACAAGCTGGTCTCGACCTTTTCCGGGCCCGTGACGCCCAACCGCCTGCGCTGGAGCCCGCTGGAGATCCCGGCCGCGCCGACCGACTTCGTCGACGGCCTCGTCACCCTGGCCGGCAACGCCGACGCCGCCACGCTGTCGGGCGTCGGCGTCCATGTCTATCTGGCCAACGCCTCGATGAAGAACCGGGTGTTCTACGACGCCGATGGCGAGCTCTTGATCGTGCCGCAGATGGGCGTGCTGACCCTGGTCACCGAGTTCGGCGCGCTGACCGCCGGTCCGGGTCACATCGCCGTCATCCCGCGCGGCGTGCGCTTCCGGGTCGAGGTCGAGGGGCCCGCGCGCGGCTATGTCTGCGAGAACTACGGCGCGCCCTTCCGCCTGCCGGAGCTGGGCCCGATCGGCGCCAACGGCCTGGCCAATCCGCGCGACTTCGAGACGCCGGTGGCGGCCTTTGAGGACGTGGAGGCGCCGACGCAGGTGATCCAGAAGTTCCAGGGCGCGCTTTGGGCGGCCGAGTGGGATCACAGCCCCTTGGACGTCGTGGCCTGGCACGGCAATCTCGCGCCCTACCGCTACGACCTGTCGCGGTTCAACACGATCAATACGGTCAGCTTCGACCACCCCGATCCGTCGATCTTCACGGTCCTGACCTCGCCCAGCGATACGCCAGGCGTGGCCAACTGCGACTTCGTGATCTTCCCGCCGCGATGGATGGTGGCCGAGCACACCTTCCGCCCGCCGTGGTTCCATCGAAACGTGATGAGCGAGTTCATGGGGCTGGTCCACGGCGCCTACGACGCCAAGGAGGGCGGCTTTGTCCCGGGCGGGGCGTCCCTGCACAACTGCATGAGCGACCACGGCCCCGACGTCGCCAGCCATCGCAAGGCCACCGAGGCCGAACTGGCCCCGCACAAGATCGACGGGACCCTGGCCTTCATGTTCGAGAGCCGCTGGGTGATCCGGCCGACGAAGTTCGCGCTGGAGACTTCGGCGCTTCAGGACGACTATGACGCCTGCTGGTCGGGCTTCCCCAAGGCTCGCCTCGTCTAA
- the hppD gene encoding 4-hydroxyphenylpyruvate dioxygenase, producing the protein MTLVTDQNPLGLDGFEFVEFTSPDPAAMKALIEQLGFVAASKHPTKAATRYKQGRINLIVNEEAAGQVADFRAGHGPSANGMAFRVENAEQAYADAIKRGAKPADASRSLLGEGAKVLEGIGGSLLYLVDRYGDAGTIYDSWEQVPGAALAEAKNNVGLDLLDHLTHNVKRGQMRTWSTFYNQVFGFEEQKYFDIKGQATGLFSQAMIAPDKAIRIPLNESQDDKSQIEEFIRQYNGEGIQHLALTTDNIYDTVEKLRARGVKLQDTIETYYELVDKRVPGHGEDLERLRRNRILIDGAVGEEGLLLQIFTENLFGPIFFEIIQRKGNEGFGNGNFQALFESIELDQIRRGVITVDA; encoded by the coding sequence ATGACCCTCGTCACCGACCAGAACCCCCTGGGCCTCGACGGCTTCGAGTTCGTCGAGTTCACCAGCCCCGATCCGGCCGCCATGAAGGCGCTGATCGAGCAACTGGGCTTCGTCGCCGCCAGCAAGCACCCGACCAAGGCCGCGACCCGCTACAAGCAGGGCCGCATCAACCTGATCGTCAACGAGGAGGCGGCCGGCCAGGTCGCCGACTTCCGCGCCGGGCACGGTCCCTCGGCCAACGGCATGGCCTTCCGCGTGGAGAACGCCGAGCAGGCCTACGCCGACGCGATCAAGCGCGGCGCCAAGCCCGCCGACGCCAGCCGCTCGCTGCTGGGCGAGGGCGCCAAGGTGCTGGAAGGCATCGGCGGCTCCTTGCTCTACCTCGTCGACCGCTATGGCGACGCCGGCACCATCTATGACAGCTGGGAGCAGGTGCCGGGCGCGGCCCTGGCCGAGGCCAAGAACAATGTCGGCCTCGACCTGCTGGACCACCTGACTCACAACGTGAAGCGCGGCCAGATGCGCACCTGGTCGACGTTCTACAATCAGGTCTTCGGCTTCGAGGAGCAGAAGTATTTCGACATCAAGGGCCAGGCGACCGGCCTGTTCAGCCAAGCGATGATCGCGCCCGACAAGGCCATCCGCATCCCGCTGAACGAGAGCCAGGACGACAAGAGCCAGATCGAGGAGTTCATCCGCCAGTACAATGGCGAGGGCATCCAGCACCTGGCCCTGACCACGGACAACATCTACGACACCGTCGAGAAGCTGCGCGCCCGGGGCGTGAAGCTGCAGGACACGATCGAGACCTATTACGAGCTGGTCGACAAGCGCGTCCCCGGCCACGGCGAGGACCTGGAGCGCCTGCGCAGGAACCGCATCCTGATCGACGGCGCGGTGGGCGAGGAAGGCCTGCTGCTGCAGATCTTCACCGAGAACCTGTTCGGCCCGATCTTCTTCGAGATCATCCAGCGCAAGGGCAACGAAGGCTTCGGCAACGGCAACTTCCAGGCCCTGTTCGAGAGCATCGAGCTCGACCAGATCCGCCGCGGGGTGATCACGGTCGACGCTTGA
- the hisC gene encoding histidinol-phosphate transaminase gives MLVLDRKPVTAAPASPMRPALEGVQAYKSGMTLAEAGKRTGRSQFSKLASNENLLGASPEVAAAVAAAIAEPELYPDPYCETLRAAIGGRLGVDPQRVVVSPGSEALIDYLFRAVLHPGDAILLSSPTFPAYDIFARCAEARIVDVPRLANFDLDVPAFKAAAARGPKLLVLCTPNNPTGNALSASDIEDILSVTPRSTLVFVDEAYREYHEAFDTFALLDAWGGPWVSARTFSKAYGLAGMRVGYGIASSAELVGYLDRLRPAFNVTAVSQAAALAAWNDQEHLARTVALTIAERRRVEAALADLGVEHTRSEANFVFLRAPAGPDATATRLLQEGLIIRPTPVAGGWVRITIGRPADNDALIAALPTALAK, from the coding sequence ATGCTCGTCCTGGATCGCAAGCCCGTCACCGCCGCGCCGGCGTCGCCCATGCGGCCGGCCCTCGAGGGCGTCCAGGCCTACAAGTCCGGCATGACCCTGGCCGAGGCGGGCAAGCGGACGGGGCGGTCCCAGTTCTCAAAGCTGGCCAGCAACGAGAACCTGCTGGGCGCCAGCCCCGAGGTCGCCGCGGCCGTCGCGGCCGCCATCGCCGAGCCCGAGCTCTATCCGGATCCCTATTGCGAGACGCTGCGCGCCGCGATCGGCGGCCGCCTGGGCGTCGACCCGCAGCGTGTCGTGGTCTCGCCGGGCTCCGAGGCCCTGATCGACTACCTGTTCCGCGCGGTGCTGCACCCGGGCGACGCGATCCTGCTGTCCAGCCCGACCTTCCCGGCCTACGACATCTTCGCCCGCTGCGCCGAGGCTCGGATTGTCGATGTGCCGCGCCTGGCCAACTTCGACCTCGACGTGCCCGCCTTCAAGGCCGCGGCGGCGCGGGGCCCGAAGCTGCTGGTCCTGTGCACGCCGAACAACCCGACCGGCAACGCCCTGAGCGCCTCGGACATCGAGGACATCCTGTCGGTCACGCCGCGCTCGACCCTCGTTTTCGTCGACGAGGCCTATCGCGAGTATCACGAGGCCTTCGACACCTTCGCCCTGCTGGACGCCTGGGGCGGTCCCTGGGTGTCGGCCCGCACCTTCTCAAAGGCCTATGGCCTGGCTGGCATGCGCGTGGGTTACGGGATCGCTTCGTCGGCCGAGCTGGTCGGCTATCTGGATCGCCTGCGCCCGGCCTTCAACGTCACCGCCGTCAGCCAGGCCGCCGCCCTGGCCGCCTGGAACGACCAGGAACACTTGGCCCGCACCGTCGCCCTCACCATCGCCGAACGCCGCCGCGTCGAGGCCGCGCTGGCCGACCTGGGCGTGGAGCACACCCGCAGCGAAGCCAATTTCGTCTTCCTGCGCGCGCCGGCGGGGCCCGACGCGACCGCCACGCGTTTGTTGCAGGAGGGGCTGATCATCCGCCCGACGCCGGTCGCCGGCGGCTGGGTCCGGATCACCATCGGCCGCCCCGCCGACAACGACGCCCTGATCGCCGCCTTGCCGACGGCGCTGGCGAAATAA
- a CDS encoding fumarylacetoacetate hydrolase family protein produces the protein MKLASLKGGRDGRLVVVSNDLAWFTDAGTVAPTLQAALDNWEHCEPLLRGLAESLEHGAVPRERFHEHDAASPLPRAYQWVDGSAYVNHVQLVRKARGAEMPESFWTDPLMYQGASDGFLNPRDPIPLADASWGCDLEGEVAVITGDVPLGASREEALAAIRLVMLCNDVSLRNLIPAELAKGFGFLQSKPASAFSPVAVTPSALGEAWKDGKLHGALLVELDGKDFGRADAGVDMTFDFGTLVAHAAKTRSLSAGTIVGSGTVSNRDADGGPGKPISEGGLGYSCLAELRTVETILHGAPKTPFLLGGDTIRIEMKDAKGHSIFGAIEQTVERI, from the coding sequence ATGAAGCTCGCGTCTCTCAAGGGCGGCCGCGACGGCCGGCTGGTGGTGGTCTCCAACGACCTCGCCTGGTTCACCGACGCCGGCACGGTCGCGCCGACCCTGCAGGCCGCCCTCGACAACTGGGAGCATTGCGAGCCGCTGCTGCGCGGCCTGGCCGAGAGTCTCGAGCACGGGGCCGTGCCGCGCGAGCGCTTCCACGAGCACGACGCCGCCAGCCCCTTGCCGCGCGCCTATCAGTGGGTCGACGGCAGCGCCTACGTGAACCACGTGCAATTGGTGCGGAAGGCGCGCGGCGCCGAGATGCCCGAGAGCTTCTGGACCGATCCGCTGATGTATCAGGGCGCGTCGGACGGCTTCCTCAATCCGCGCGATCCGATCCCGCTGGCTGACGCCAGCTGGGGCTGCGACCTGGAGGGCGAGGTGGCCGTGATCACCGGCGACGTGCCGCTGGGCGCCAGCCGCGAGGAGGCCCTGGCCGCCATCCGCCTGGTCATGCTCTGCAACGACGTCAGCTTGCGCAACCTGATCCCCGCCGAGCTCGCCAAGGGCTTTGGCTTCCTGCAGTCCAAGCCGGCCAGCGCTTTTTCGCCCGTCGCCGTGACCCCTAGCGCTCTCGGCGAGGCGTGGAAGGACGGCAAGTTGCACGGCGCGCTTCTGGTCGAGCTGGACGGCAAGGACTTCGGCCGCGCCGACGCCGGCGTCGACATGACCTTCGACTTCGGGACCCTGGTGGCGCACGCGGCCAAGACGCGGTCGCTCAGCGCCGGGACGATCGTCGGCTCGGGCACGGTCAGCAACCGCGACGCCGACGGCGGCCCCGGCAAGCCGATCAGCGAGGGCGGGCTGGGCTATTCGTGCCTGGCGGAGCTCCGCACCGTCGAGACCATCCTGCACGGCGCGCCCAAGACGCCGTTCTTGCTGGGCGGCGACACGATCCGCATTGAGATGAAGGACGCCAAGGGCCACTCGATCTTCGGCGCCATCGAACAGACGGTCGAGCGGATTTGA